A DNA window from Streptococcus parapneumoniae contains the following coding sequences:
- a CDS encoding ABC transporter substrate-binding protein, with protein sequence MKKKFALSFVALASVALLAACGEVKSGAVNTAGNSVEEKTIKIGFNFEETGAVAAYGTSEQKGAQLAVDEINAAGGVDGKQIEVVDKDNKSETAEAASVTTNLVTQSKVSAIVGPATSGATAAAVANATKAGVPLISPSATQDGLTKGQDYLFIGTFQDSFQGKIIANYVTDKLQAKKVVLYTDNASDYAKGIAKAFREAYKGEIVADETFVAGDTDFQAALTKMKGKDFDAIIVPGYYTEAGKIVNQARGMGIDKPIVGGDGFNGEEFVQQATPEKASNIYFISGFSTTVEVSAKAKAFLDAYRAKYNEEPSTFAALAYDSVHLVANAAKGAKNSGEIKDNLAKTKDFEGVTGQTSFDADHNTVKTAYMMTMNNGKVEAAEVVKP encoded by the coding sequence ATGAAGAAAAAATTTGCCCTATCGTTTGTGGCGCTTGCAAGTGTAGCACTTCTTGCAGCCTGTGGAGAAGTGAAGTCTGGAGCAGTCAACACTGCTGGTAACTCAGTAGAGGAAAAGACAATTAAAATCGGATTTAACTTCGAAGAAACTGGTGCCGTAGCTGCCTACGGAACATCTGAACAAAAAGGTGCCCAATTGGCTGTTGATGAAATCAATGCAGCAGGTGGTGTCGACGGAAAACAAATCGAAGTAGTCGATAAAGATAACAAGTCTGAAACAGCTGAAGCGGCTTCAGTAACAACTAACCTTGTAACCCAATCTAAAGTATCAGCAATCGTAGGACCTGCGACATCTGGTGCAACTGCAGCTGCGGTAGCGAACGCTACAAAAGCAGGTGTTCCATTGATCTCACCAAGTGCGACTCAAGATGGACTGACTAAAGGTCAAGATTACCTCTTTATCGGAACATTCCAAGATAGCTTCCAAGGAAAAATTATTGCAAACTATGTTACTGATAAATTGCAAGCTAAGAAAGTCGTTCTTTACACTGACAATGCCAGCGACTATGCTAAAGGGATTGCTAAAGCTTTCCGTGAAGCTTACAAGGGTGAAATCGTTGCAGATGAAACTTTTGTAGCAGGTGACACAGACTTCCAAGCAGCCCTTACAAAAATGAAAGGGAAAGACTTTGATGCTATCATTGTTCCTGGTTACTACACTGAAGCTGGTAAAATTGTAAACCAAGCGCGTGGTATGGGAATTGACAAGCCAATCGTTGGTGGTGATGGATTCAACGGTGAAGAGTTTGTACAACAAGCAACTCCTGAAAAAGCATCAAACATCTACTTTATCTCAGGCTTCTCAACTACTGTAGAAGTTTCAGCTAAGGCAAAAGCCTTTCTTGATGCATACCGTGCTAAGTACAATGAAGAGCCTTCAACATTTGCAGCCTTGGCTTATGACTCAGTTCATCTTGTAGCAAATGCAGCAAAAGGTGCTAAAAACTCAGGTGAAATCAAGGATAACCTTGCTAAAACAAAAGATTTTGAGGGTGTAACTGGTCAAACAAGCTTCGATGCAGACCACAACACAGTCAAAACTGCTTACATGATGACCATGAACAATGGTAAGGTTGAAGCAGCAGAAGTTGTAAAACCATAA
- a CDS encoding YlbG family protein, whose amino-acid sequence MFEKVNRSGLIIYLYYNRDAKKLQDYGDITYHSKKHRYLQLYVPTQEVEQLVGRLSKEKFIKKVRVCHIQELETPFVGNLYREENVIR is encoded by the coding sequence ATGTTTGAAAAAGTCAATCGATCTGGCTTGATTATCTATCTTTACTATAATCGTGATGCCAAAAAACTGCAGGATTATGGAGATATTACCTATCATTCCAAGAAACATCGTTACTTACAACTTTATGTTCCAACTCAAGAAGTGGAGCAATTGGTCGGGCGCTTGAGCAAGGAAAAGTTTATCAAAAAAGTCAGAGTTTGTCATATCCAAGAACTGGAAACACCCTTTGTGGGCAACCTTTACCGAGAAGAAAACGTTATCAGATAA
- the clpP gene encoding ATP-dependent Clp protease proteolytic subunit ClpP: MIPVVIEQTSRGERSYDIYSRLLKDRIIMLTGPVEDNMANSVIAQLLFLDAQDSTKDIYLYVNTPGGSVSAGLAIVDTMNFIKADVQTIVMGMAASMGTVIASSGAKGKRFMLPNAEYMIHQPMGGTGGGTQQTDMAIAAEHLLKTRHTLEKILAENSGQSIEKVHADAERDNWMSAQETLEYGFIDEIMANNSLN; encoded by the coding sequence ATGATTCCTGTAGTTATTGAACAAACAAGCCGTGGAGAACGTTCTTACGATATTTACTCACGTCTTCTTAAAGACCGCATCATTATGCTGACAGGTCCCGTTGAAGACAATATGGCCAACTCTGTTATTGCCCAATTGCTTTTCTTGGATGCCCAAGATAGTACAAAAGATATTTACCTTTATGTCAATACACCTGGTGGTTCTGTTTCAGCTGGTTTGGCAATCGTTGATACTATGAACTTTATCAAGGCAGATGTCCAAACCATCGTTATGGGAATGGCTGCATCTATGGGGACGGTCATTGCATCAAGTGGAGCAAAAGGCAAACGTTTCATGCTTCCAAATGCAGAGTATATGATTCACCAACCAATGGGCGGTACAGGTGGAGGTACTCAACAAACTGATATGGCGATCGCTGCAGAACACTTGCTTAAAACTCGTCATACCTTGGAAAAAATCTTGGCTGAAAATTCAGGTCAGTCAATCGAAAAAGTCCATGCAGATGCAGAACGCGATAACTGGATGAGTGCCCAAGAAACACTCGAATATGGCTTTATTGATGAAATCATGGCCAACAATTCATTGAACTAA
- the upp gene encoding uracil phosphoribosyltransferase, which translates to MGKIEVINHPLIQHKLSILRRTDTSTKAFRELVDEIAMLMGYEVLRDLPLEDVEIETPITKTVQKQLAGKKLAIVPILRAGIGMVDGLLSLVPAAKVGHIGMYRDEETLQPVEYLVKLPEDINQRQIFVVDPMLATGGSAILAVDSLKKRGASNIKFVCLVSAPEGVKALQEAHPDVEIFTAALDERLNEHGYIVPGLGDAGDRLFGTK; encoded by the coding sequence ATGGGAAAAATTGAAGTTATTAATCACCCGCTGATTCAACACAAATTGTCAATCTTGCGTCGTACAGATACTTCTACAAAAGCTTTTCGTGAGCTAGTAGATGAGATTGCAATGTTGATGGGGTATGAAGTACTTCGTGATCTTCCACTAGAAGATGTGGAGATCGAAACACCAATCACAAAAACAGTTCAAAAACAATTGGCAGGTAAGAAATTGGCCATCGTTCCAATCTTGCGTGCAGGTATCGGGATGGTTGATGGTCTCTTGAGCTTGGTTCCAGCTGCTAAAGTTGGTCACATTGGTATGTACCGTGATGAAGAAACGCTTCAACCAGTTGAATACTTGGTGAAATTGCCTGAGGACATTAACCAACGTCAAATTTTTGTAGTAGACCCAATGTTGGCAACAGGTGGATCAGCAATCTTGGCCGTTGACTCACTTAAAAAACGTGGTGCATCAAATATTAAATTTGTCTGCCTTGTATCTGCTCCAGAAGGTGTAAAAGCCCTTCAAGAAGCTCATCCGGATGTAGAAATCTTTACAGCAGCCTTGGATGAACGCTTGAACGAACACGGTTACATCGTTCCAGGTCTTGGAGATGCTGGGGACCGCTTGTTCGGTACGAAATAA
- a CDS encoding deoxycytidylate deaminase: MTEKRLAWDEYFAAQALLIANRSTCKRAKVGAILVKDNKVISTGYNGSVSGTEHCIDHECLVIEGHCVRTLHAEVNAILQGAERGVPKGFTAYVTHFPCLNCTKQLLQVGCKRVVYINQYRMDDYAQYLYQEKGTELTHLPLETVQAALKEADLM; the protein is encoded by the coding sequence ATGACTGAAAAAAGACTAGCATGGGATGAGTATTTTGCAGCCCAAGCCCTACTAATTGCCAATCGATCCACTTGTAAACGTGCCAAAGTGGGTGCGATTCTGGTAAAAGATAATAAGGTTATTTCCACTGGTTACAATGGTTCGGTATCAGGAACCGAGCATTGTATTGACCACGAATGTCTAGTCATTGAAGGACACTGTGTTCGCACCCTTCATGCTGAGGTCAATGCTATCCTTCAAGGTGCAGAACGTGGTGTTCCTAAAGGCTTTACAGCCTATGTAACCCATTTTCCTTGTCTGAACTGTACAAAACAATTGCTGCAGGTTGGTTGCAAGCGCGTGGTTTATATTAACCAGTATCGAATGGACGACTATGCCCAATACCTTTATCAAGAAAAGGGAACAGAATTAACCCATTTACCACTTGAGACAGTACAGGCAGCTCTTAAAGAGGCAGATCTAATGTAA
- a CDS encoding TetR/AcrR family transcriptional regulator, giving the protein MSERRISEKSLENLRKSNQESNLLTREAIETALLQLLEKKDLTKISISELVKRAGVSRAAFYRNYDSKEEILESVFKRTVHNIMKQLHHYDLKTDLYLVWVHLFREARKEARVIQLALDYHLEKIFVQAMQEFLEKYHGKSKGVSSYLHSFWSSAIVSVLLKWIKDGMKVPAEKIADLRLPFFKK; this is encoded by the coding sequence ATGTCTGAACGTAGAATCTCTGAAAAGTCTCTTGAAAATCTCAGAAAATCAAACCAAGAATCCAATTTATTAACCAGAGAAGCCATTGAAACAGCCCTCTTACAACTCTTGGAAAAAAAGGACTTGACCAAGATTAGTATTTCTGAATTGGTCAAACGTGCAGGCGTTTCGCGTGCAGCCTTTTATCGCAATTATGATTCCAAAGAGGAGATTTTAGAAAGCGTCTTTAAACGAACTGTCCACAATATTATGAAACAGCTGCATCATTACGATTTAAAGACAGACCTTTATCTGGTCTGGGTTCACCTTTTCCGAGAAGCAAGAAAGGAAGCCAGAGTGATTCAACTGGCCTTGGATTACCATTTAGAAAAAATCTTTGTCCAAGCCATGCAGGAATTTTTAGAAAAATACCATGGAAAATCAAAAGGTGTCAGCTCTTATCTTCATTCCTTTTGGAGCTCGGCCATCGTCTCTGTTCTTTTAAAATGGATCAAGGATGGCATGAAGGTACCTGCTGAAAAGATAGCGGATTTACGGTTACCATTTTTTAAAAAATAG
- a CDS encoding DegV family protein, with amino-acid sequence MTWKIIADSGCDYRQLATPAIDTTFVSVPLTIQVADQVFVDDACLDIDQMMETMYATAEASKSACPSPDDYLRAFEGAKNIFLVTITGTLSGSHNSAQLAKNIYLEEHPDTKIHVIDSLSAGGEVDLLVEKLNDLIDQGLSFEEVVEAITAYQEKTKLLFVLAKVDNLVKNGRLSKLIGTVVGLLNIRMVGEASETGTLELLQKARGPKKSVQAAYEELVKAGYTGGRIVMAQRNNEKCCQQLSERIRETFPQADIKILPTSGLCSFYAEDGGLLMGYEIN; translated from the coding sequence ATGACTTGGAAGATTATTGCTGACTCTGGTTGTGATTATCGTCAGCTGGCAACACCAGCTATTGACACAACCTTTGTAAGCGTCCCCTTAACCATTCAAGTAGCTGATCAGGTCTTTGTTGATGATGCCTGTCTTGATATTGACCAAATGATGGAAACCATGTATGCAACCGCAGAAGCTTCAAAATCAGCTTGTCCAAGCCCAGATGATTATTTGCGAGCATTTGAAGGTGCCAAAAATATTTTCCTAGTAACCATCACTGGTACTCTCTCTGGCAGCCACAATAGTGCTCAACTAGCAAAAAATATTTATCTGGAAGAACATCCTGATACTAAAATTCATGTAATTGATAGTTTGTCTGCTGGTGGGGAAGTTGACTTGCTCGTAGAAAAATTGAATGACTTGATCGACCAGGGCTTATCTTTTGAAGAAGTGGTTGAAGCTATCACTGCCTATCAAGAAAAAACCAAGTTACTTTTTGTCCTAGCCAAAGTCGATAACTTGGTGAAGAACGGCCGTTTGAGCAAGCTTATCGGTACGGTCGTTGGCCTTCTAAATATCCGTATGGTCGGAGAAGCTAGTGAAACTGGAACCCTTGAATTGCTACAAAAAGCAAGAGGACCAAAGAAATCAGTTCAAGCAGCCTATGAAGAGCTAGTGAAAGCAGGATATACTGGTGGCCGTATCGTCATGGCCCAACGTAATAACGAGAAATGTTGTCAACAGCTCTCAGAGCGAATTCGCGAAACCTTCCCACAGGCGGATATTAAAATTCTCCCGACATCTGGTCTCTGCAGTTTCTATGCAGAAGATGGCGGTTTGTTGATGGGATATGAAATCAACTAA
- a CDS encoding NAD(P)/FAD-dependent oxidoreductase, translating into MKHFDTIVIGGGPAGMMATISSSFYGQKTLLIEKNRKLGKKLAGTGGGRCNVTNNGSLDDLLAGIPGNGRFLYSVFSQFDNHDIINFFTENGVKLKVEDHGRVFPASDKSRTIIEALEKKITELGGQVATQIEIVSVKKVDDQFILKSADQSFTCNKLIVTTGGKSYPSTGSTGFGHEIARHFKHTITELEAAESPLLTDFPHKALQGISLDDVTLSYGKHVITHDLLFTHFGLSGPAALRMSSFVKGGEILSLDVLPQLSENDLVAFLEENREKSLKNALKTLLPERLAEFFVQDYPDKVKQLTEKEREQLVQSIKGLKIPVTGKMSLAKSFVTKGGVSLKEINPKTLESKLVPGLHFAGEVLDINAHTGGFNITSALCTGWVAGSNSF; encoded by the coding sequence ATGAAACATTTTGATACTATTGTCATCGGTGGAGGGCCTGCGGGCATGATGGCTACCATTTCCAGTAGCTTTTATGGTCAGAAAACTCTTCTCATCGAAAAAAATCGGAAACTCGGAAAAAAATTAGCTGGTACTGGTGGTGGTCGTTGCAATGTAACCAACAATGGTAGTTTGGATGACCTGCTAGCTGGAATTCCTGGAAATGGACGCTTTTTATACAGTGTCTTCTCCCAGTTTGATAACCATGATATCATTAACTTTTTTACGGAAAATGGGGTTAAACTTAAAGTCGAGGACCACGGACGCGTCTTTCCTGCTAGTGACAAATCTCGAACCATTATCGAGGCCTTAGAAAAGAAAATCACTGAGCTAGGCGGCCAAGTTGCTACTCAAATAGAAATCGTTTCTGTTAAAAAAGTAGATGATCAGTTTATCCTTAAGTCCGCAGACCAAAGCTTCACTTGTAATAAACTCATTGTCACAACTGGTGGGAAATCCTATCCTTCTACTGGTTCGACTGGTTTTGGTCACGAGATTGCCCGCCATTTCAAACATACCATCACCGAGCTTGAAGCTGCTGAAAGTCCTTTGTTGACAGATTTTCCACACAAGGCCTTGCAAGGAATTTCATTGGACGATGTGACCTTAAGTTATGGCAAGCATGTCATCACTCACGATCTGCTCTTTACCCACTTTGGTTTGTCTGGCCCTGCTGCCCTGCGTATGTCTAGTTTTGTCAAGGGTGGGGAAATTCTCTCACTGGATGTTTTGCCTCAACTTTCTGAAAATGACTTGGTTGCATTTCTAGAAGAAAATAGGGAAAAATCTCTAAAAAATGCCTTAAAAACTTTGCTTCCAGAACGCTTGGCAGAATTTTTTGTGCAGGACTATCCTGACAAAGTCAAACAATTGACTGAAAAGGAACGAGAACAACTTGTCCAGTCCATTAAAGGACTTAAAATTCCTGTAACTGGTAAAATGTCCCTCGCCAAGTCATTTGTTACCAAGGGGGGTGTCAGTCTCAAGGAAATCAACCCTAAAACCCTTGAAAGTAAGCTGGTACCTGGACTCCACTTTGCTGGCGAGGTACTGGATATCAACGCCCACACAGGTGGCTTTAACATCACTTCTGCCCTCTGCACTGGCTGGGTGGCGGGATCAAATTCATTCTAA
- a CDS encoding DUF1697 domain-containing protein: protein MEHIILLRGVTPNGKNAIPKMSYLVDILTEAGFQQVRTYIQSGNIILESDLDLEKIRERVHTLIKENIGADLKMVIKNKSEFTKIVQENPFGEHYLYDRIHVIFYQEAIQSLPLEKLKIDYGEEEIYVGNHCLYLYLPRTAKQKKLNTNYLEKLFNVDLTMRKLNVVEKLLSK, encoded by the coding sequence TTGGAACATATTATCTTGTTAAGGGGAGTGACTCCTAATGGAAAAAATGCTATCCCTAAAATGTCTTATCTAGTAGATATCTTGACAGAAGCTGGTTTTCAACAAGTTCGAACCTATATTCAAAGTGGGAATATCATTCTTGAAAGTGACTTAGATTTAGAAAAAATACGAGAACGTGTTCATACTCTGATAAAGGAAAATATTGGGGCCGACTTAAAAATGGTAATCAAGAACAAAAGTGAGTTTACAAAAATTGTCCAAGAAAATCCGTTTGGAGAACACTATCTTTATGACCGTATACACGTGATTTTTTATCAAGAAGCTATTCAAAGTCTCCCTTTAGAAAAATTGAAAATTGATTACGGCGAAGAAGAAATTTATGTCGGTAACCATTGTCTTTACCTCTATCTCCCTAGAACTGCAAAACAAAAAAAGCTCAATACCAACTATCTTGAAAAGCTTTTCAATGTAGATTTGACCATGAGAAAACTAAATGTAGTAGAAAAATTATTAAGCAAGTAG
- a CDS encoding TipAS antibiotic-recognition domain-containing protein, which yields MYHIKEAAQLSGVSVKTLHHYDKIGLLVPLKSENGYRTYNQEDLECLQVILYYKYLGFSLEKIAELLKEERTDLLPHLTRQLDYLTRERQHLDTLISTLQKTIQEQKGEREMSIQEKFAGFNYQDHQKYHQEAVEKYGQEVMDQALERQKGHEDEATAAFNQVFQTLAQNLQAGLPVTATENQEETAKLLQAIRTYGFDCTIEVFGHIGKGYVYNPEFKENIDKFGPGTAQYTSDVIAHYVQTQTK from the coding sequence ATGTACCATATAAAAGAAGCTGCCCAGCTTTCGGGTGTCTCTGTCAAGACTCTGCACCACTACGACAAGATAGGGCTTTTGGTTCCTTTAAAGTCGGAAAACGGCTATCGAACCTATAATCAGGAGGATTTGGAATGCCTTCAGGTCATTCTTTACTACAAATATCTAGGTTTTTCTTTAGAAAAAATAGCAGAGCTATTAAAGGAAGAAAGGACAGATTTATTGCCTCATTTGACCAGGCAGTTGGACTATCTAACTCGAGAAAGGCAACATCTGGATACTTTGATTTCAACCTTGCAAAAAACCATTCAAGAACAAAAAGGAGAAAGAGAAATGAGCATTCAAGAGAAATTTGCTGGATTTAACTACCAAGACCATCAAAAATACCACCAAGAGGCGGTAGAGAAATATGGACAAGAAGTGATGGATCAAGCGCTCGAGCGCCAAAAAGGTCACGAAGACGAAGCTACGGCTGCCTTCAACCAAGTTTTTCAAACCTTGGCACAAAATCTTCAAGCTGGACTGCCTGTAACAGCAACCGAAAATCAAGAAGAAACCGCTAAACTCTTGCAAGCCATCCGGACTTATGGATTTGATTGTACTATTGAAGTATTCGGTCATATCGGTAAAGGCTACGTCTATAACCCAGAATTTAAGGAAAACATTGACAAATTTGGACCTGGCACTGCCCAGTACACATCAGATGTGATTGCCCACTATGTCCAAACTCAGACAAAATAA
- a CDS encoding sodium-dependent transporter has translation MSEKSQWGSKLGFILASAGSAIGLGAVWKFPYMTAANGGGGFLLVFLISTILIGFPLLLAEFALGRSAGVSAIKTFGKLGKNSKYNFIGWIGAFALFILLSFYSVIGGWILVYLGIEFGKLFQLSGTGDYAQLFTSIISNPVIALGAQAAFILLNIFIVSRGVQKGIERASKVMMPLLFIIFVVIIGRSLSLPNAMEGVLYFLKPDFSKLTSAGLLYALGQSFFALSLGVTAMLTYASYLDKKTNLVQSGISIVAMNISVSIMAGLAIFPAMSAFNIQSEGGPRLLFIVLPQLFDKMPFGTIFYILFLLLFLFATVTSSVVMLEINVGNITNQDNSKRAKWSTILGILTFVFGIPSALSYGVMADVHIFGKTFFDAMDFLVSNLLMPFGALCLSLFTGYIFKKALAMEELHLDERAWKQGLFQVWLFLLRFVIPIIIIVVFIAQFM, from the coding sequence ATGTCTGAAAAATCGCAATGGGGTTCTAAACTGGGCTTTATCCTAGCATCTGCTGGTTCAGCCATCGGACTTGGAGCCGTTTGGAAATTCCCCTACATGACTGCTGCTAACGGTGGAGGAGGCTTTTTACTAGTCTTTCTCATTTCCACTATTTTAATCGGTTTCCCCCTATTGCTGGCTGAATTTGCTCTCGGCCGAAGTGCTGGTGTCTCAGCTATCAAAACCTTTGGAAAACTAGGCAAGAATAGTAAGTACAACTTTATCGGTTGGATTGGTGCCTTTGCCCTCTTTATCCTCTTATCTTTCTACAGTGTTATTGGAGGCTGGATTTTAGTCTATCTAGGCATTGAGTTTGGAAAATTGTTCCAACTTAGCGGAACTGGTGATTATGCTCAGTTATTTACTTCAATCATTTCAAATCCAGTCATTGCCCTAGGAGCTCAAGCGGCCTTTATCCTATTGAATATCTTCATTGTATCACGTGGGGTTCAAAAAGGGATTGAAAGAGCTTCGAAAGTCATGATGCCTCTGCTCTTTATCATCTTTGTCGTCATCATCGGTCGTTCTCTCAGTTTGCCAAATGCCATGGAAGGGGTTCTTTACTTCCTCAAACCAGACTTCTCTAAGCTGACAAGTGCTGGTCTCCTCTATGCTCTGGGACAATCTTTCTTTGCCCTCTCATTAGGGGTTACAGCCATGCTGACCTATGCTTCTTATTTGGATAAGAAAACCAATCTAGTCCAGTCAGGGATTTCCATTGTAGCCATGAACATCTCGGTATCCATCATGGCAGGGCTAGCTATTTTCCCAGCCATGTCAGCCTTCAATATCCAATCTGAAGGGGGACCGAGGCTGCTCTTTATCGTCTTGCCTCAACTCTTTGACAAGATGCCTTTTGGAACCATTTTCTACATCCTCTTCCTCTTGCTCTTCCTCTTTGCGACGGTCACTTCTTCCGTCGTTATGCTGGAAATCAATGTGGGCAATATCACCAACCAGGACAACAGCAAACGTGCCAAATGGAGCACCATTTTAGGAATCTTGACCTTTGTCTTTGGAATTCCTTCAGCCCTATCTTACGGTGTCATGGCGGATGTTCACATCTTTGGGAAGACCTTCTTTGACGCTATGGACTTCTTGGTTTCCAATCTCCTCATGCCATTTGGAGCTCTCTGCCTTTCACTTTTTACAGGCTATATCTTTAAAAAGGCTCTTGCAATGGAGGAACTCCATCTCGATGAAAGAGCATGGAAACAGGGACTGTTCCAAGTCTGGCTCTTCCTTCTTCGTTTCGTCATTCCAATCATCATCATCGTGGTCTTTATCGCCCAATTTATGTAA
- the manA gene encoding mannose-6-phosphate isomerase, class I, with translation MSEPLFLQSVMQEKIWGGTKLRDEFVYDIPSEKIGEYWAISAHPNGVSKVANGRYEGTDLASLYAEHRELFGNRPEPVFPLLTKILDANDWLSVQVHPDDAYGLEHEGELGKTECWYIIAADEGSEIIYGHNAKSKEELRQQIKDKNWDALLTKVPVKAGDFFYVPSGTMHAIGSGILILETQQSSDTTYRVYDFDRKDDKGNLRELHLEKSIDVLNIGEPANSRPVTVKADDLRSTLLVSNDFFAVYKWEITGKVDFKKTADYSLFSVLAGQGQLTVDGKNYPIQKGSHFILPSDVEAWTLEGQGLELIVSHP, from the coding sequence ATGTCAGAACCATTATTTTTACAATCAGTTATGCAAGAAAAAATCTGGGGGGGAACCAAGCTACGTGATGAGTTTGTCTACGACATCCCAAGTGAAAAAATCGGAGAATATTGGGCCATCTCAGCCCATCCAAATGGAGTCTCTAAAGTTGCCAATGGTCGCTACGAGGGAACAGATCTAGCTAGTTTGTATGCGGAACACCGCGAATTGTTTGGCAACCGTCCAGAGCCTGTATTTCCGCTTTTGACCAAAATCCTCGATGCCAACGACTGGCTCAGTGTTCAAGTTCATCCAGACGATGCATATGGGTTAGAACATGAAGGTGAACTAGGTAAAACAGAGTGCTGGTACATTATTGCAGCGGATGAAGGTTCAGAGATTATCTACGGGCATAATGCCAAATCAAAAGAAGAACTCCGCCAGCAAATCAAGGACAAGAATTGGGATGCTTTGTTGACAAAAGTACCAGTTAAAGCTGGAGATTTCTTCTATGTACCAAGCGGCACCATGCACGCTATCGGATCAGGAATTTTGATCCTTGAAACCCAACAATCTAGTGACACCACCTATCGCGTCTATGACTTTGACCGTAAGGATGATAAGGGCAACTTGCGTGAACTTCACCTTGAAAAATCCATTGATGTATTGAACATTGGTGAGCCTGCAAATAGCCGTCCTGTAACTGTTAAAGCAGATGATTTGCGTTCCACTCTCCTTGTATCCAATGATTTCTTTGCAGTTTACAAGTGGGAAATTACTGGAAAAGTTGACTTCAAAAAGACAGCTGACTACAGCTTATTCAGTGTCTTAGCTGGTCAAGGTCAACTGACTGTTGACGGAAAAAACTATCCAATCCAAAAAGGCAGCCACTTTATCCTACCAAGTGATGTTGAAGCTTGGACTCTGGAAGGGCAAGGTTTGGAATTGATTGTTAGTCATCCATAA
- a CDS encoding SemiSWEET family transporter: MSEKQMKVLGWAATFMSVMMYVSYFPQIMNNLAGQKGNFIQPLVAAINCSLWVYYGLFKKERDIPLAAANAPGIVFGLVTAITALI; encoded by the coding sequence ATGTCTGAAAAACAAATGAAAGTGTTGGGCTGGGCAGCGACATTTATGTCTGTTATGATGTATGTGTCATATTTCCCACAAATCATGAATAATCTTGCCGGTCAAAAAGGCAACTTCATTCAACCCCTAGTCGCAGCTATCAACTGTAGTCTCTGGGTTTACTATGGTCTTTTCAAGAAGGAAAGAGATATTCCACTTGCAGCTGCTAATGCACCAGGTATCGTTTTTGGTTTAGTAACAGCTATTACGGCATTGATTTAA
- a CDS encoding VOC family protein: protein MNLNQLDIIVADVPQVCADLERILDKKSDYVDDSFAQFTIGSHCLMLSQNHLIPLEEFQSGIILHIEVEDVEQNYQRLKELGIQVLNGPAVTDWGTESLLVKGPAGLVIDFYRMK, encoded by the coding sequence ATGAATTTAAATCAATTAGATATTATCGTTGCAGATGTTCCCCAAGTCTGTGCTGACTTGGAGCGTATTTTGGATAAAAAGTCCGATTATGTTGATGACAGTTTTGCTCAGTTTACGATTGGCAGTCACTGTCTGATGTTATCCCAAAATCATTTGATTCCTTTGGAAGAGTTTCAGTCAGGGATCATTCTTCATATCGAGGTTGAGGATGTCGAACAGAACTACCAACGGTTGAAAGAGCTTGGTATCCAGGTTTTAAACGGTCCAGCTGTAACCGATTGGGGAACAGAGTCCTTATTAGTTAAAGGTCCTGCTGGTCTAGTGATTGATTTTTATCGTATGAAATAG